A stretch of the Fusobacterium varium genome encodes the following:
- a CDS encoding sulfatase: MNVIYINTHDSGRMLSPYGYDIPTENLKKLAEDSVVFTNAFCAGPTCSPSRAALLTGTFPHQNGMLGLAQRGFSLYNPEKHLANFLKNNGYNTCLCGIQHEYGWYLDLEKNGLHNLGYKEIITTDSKPFKKEELHLWDRNNAIEVVRWLDNYNEEKPFLLSFGMHSTHRPYPVEVAEFIDERYIVPPYPITNNEENRHDHAQYMTTAHYADENIKMIVDALKRNNLYENSIIIFTTDHGLALPFNKCNLTDTGIGVSLIMKVPNADSNGKVVDSLVSQIDVFPTLCELLKLNKPDYLEGKSFAEAFADNKAFLDEYIFAEVNFHTSYEPVRCVRTKRYKYIKYYDETWNKVNLSNMDESVPKDFLMNNGLKEKVKYREGLFDLYYDPTERNNLADDIKYKEILKNLRKVLLEKQIKTDDPILKGALEIKKGYKVNKVECETASSKNKDDYISYN; encoded by the coding sequence ATGAATGTTATATATATAAATACACATGACAGTGGAAGAATGTTGAGTCCTTATGGATATGATATTCCAACTGAAAATCTAAAAAAACTGGCAGAAGACTCTGTGGTCTTTACAAATGCTTTTTGTGCAGGGCCGACTTGTTCTCCAAGCAGAGCTGCTCTTTTAACAGGAACTTTTCCACATCAAAATGGGATGCTTGGGTTAGCTCAAAGAGGATTTTCTCTTTACAACCCTGAAAAACATTTAGCTAATTTTTTAAAGAATAATGGATATAATACTTGTTTATGTGGAATACAGCATGAATATGGATGGTACCTAGATTTAGAAAAAAATGGGCTGCATAATTTAGGATATAAAGAAATAATTACAACTGATTCTAAACCATTTAAAAAAGAAGAACTTCATTTATGGGATAGAAACAATGCCATAGAAGTAGTAAGATGGCTTGATAACTATAATGAAGAAAAACCATTTTTATTGTCTTTTGGGATGCACAGCACACACAGACCTTATCCAGTGGAAGTAGCTGAGTTTATAGATGAAAGATACATAGTTCCTCCTTATCCAATTACAAATAATGAGGAAAACAGGCATGATCATGCTCAGTATATGACAACAGCTCATTATGCAGATGAAAATATAAAAATGATAGTAGACGCTTTAAAGAGAAATAATCTTTATGAAAATTCTATTATAATTTTTACTACAGATCATGGACTGGCACTTCCATTTAATAAATGTAATCTTACAGATACTGGAATAGGAGTTTCATTGATAATGAAAGTTCCTAATGCAGATTCTAATGGAAAAGTTGTGGATAGTCTGGTTTCACAAATAGATGTATTTCCTACATTGTGTGAACTTCTTAAGTTAAATAAACCTGATTATCTGGAAGGAAAGTCTTTTGCTGAGGCTTTTGCTGATAATAAGGCTTTTCTTGATGAATACATATTTGCTGAAGTCAATTTTCATACATCATATGAACCTGTGAGATGTGTAAGAACAAAACGTTACAAATATATAAAATACTATGATGAAACTTGGAATAAAGTTAATCTTTCAAATATGGATGAGTCTGTACCAAAGGATTTTCTTATGAATAATGGACTAAAAGAAAAAGTTAAATATAGAGAAGGGCTTTTTGACCTCTATTATGATCCAACAGAAAGAAATAATCTTGCAGATGATATTAAATATAAAGAAATTCTGAAAAATCTAAGAAAAGTATTACTTGAAAAGCAGATTAAAACTGATGATCCTATTTTAAAAGGTGCACTTGAGATAAAAAAAGGATATAAAGTAAATAAAGTAGAGTGTGAAACAGCTTCAAGTAAAAATAAAGATGACTATATTTCATATAATTAA
- the nanE gene encoding N-acylglucosamine-6-phosphate 2-epimerase has product MNDKNKKIIEDIKNGLILSCQVKKTDPLYLPEIIEKLVACGEWGDACGYRIDTPENIARIRKVTNKPIIGLWKINIDTEDVFITPSMKEVDEIVKAGTDIVAIDATNRINSYGRKAYELISEIKEKYPDLLILADIRNAEEAKEALKMGAHMVAPTLYRFNDNPKSTDSPDFEELARIVEACEGLGLVIMEGKIASPEEAVQSLYLGAHAVVIGSAITRPHLTTLRFTSVMNKYKRKIPLKY; this is encoded by the coding sequence ATGAATGATAAGAACAAGAAAATAATAGAAGATATAAAAAATGGTTTGATATTATCATGCCAAGTAAAAAAAACAGACCCTCTTTATCTTCCTGAAATAATAGAAAAACTGGTGGCATGTGGTGAATGGGGAGATGCTTGTGGATATAGAATAGATACCCCTGAAAACATAGCTAGAATAAGAAAAGTTACTAATAAACCTATTATAGGTTTATGGAAGATAAATATTGATACAGAAGATGTTTTTATCACTCCAAGCATGAAAGAGGTAGATGAAATAGTAAAAGCTGGAACTGATATTGTAGCAATTGACGCTACAAACAGAATAAATAGTTATGGCAGAAAAGCTTATGAACTTATTTCAGAAATAAAAGAAAAATATCCAGATTTATTAATACTTGCTGATATTAGAAATGCTGAAGAGGCAAAAGAAGCTTTAAAAATGGGAGCACATATGGTTGCTCCGACACTATATAGATTTAATGATAATCCAAAATCTACAGACTCTCCTGATTTTGAGGAGTTAGCAAGAATTGTAGAAGCTTGTGAAGGATTGGGACTTGTAATTATGGAAGGAAAAATAGCTTCTCCAGAAGAGGCTGTTCAGAGTCTTTATCTTGGAGCTCATGCTGTTGTAATTGGAAGTGCAATCACAAGACCTCATCTGACAACATTGAGATTTACAAGTGTTATGAATAAGTACAAAAGAAAAATTCCATTAAAATATTAG
- a CDS encoding putative transcriptional regulator: protein MELRVLRYFVAVAREESITGAAESLHVTQPTLSRQLMELEEELGKKLFIRGSRKLTLTDEGVLLRKRAEEIIELVEKTETEIITSDEIINGDIYIGGGETDAMRIIAQTAKKLQKEYPNIRYHIFSGNADDVTERLDKGLLDFGILIEPADIKKYEYIKLPATDIWGLLMRKDSPLASCDTIKPENLLNIPLLCSRQSMVGKEISEWIGLDYDKLNIVTTYNLVYNASLMVEEGIGYALSLDKLVNTTGNSVLCFKPLEPKLEVGLNIVWKKSQIFSKAAKKFLERLEMEV from the coding sequence ATGGAATTAAGGGTTTTACGTTATTTTGTTGCTGTAGCTAGGGAAGAAAGCATTACAGGTGCAGCAGAGTCTTTACATGTAACACAACCTACTCTTTCTAGACAACTTATGGAATTAGAAGAAGAATTAGGAAAAAAATTATTTATTAGGGGAAGCAGAAAACTTACTTTAACAGATGAAGGAGTCCTTCTAAGAAAAAGAGCAGAGGAAATAATTGAATTAGTGGAAAAGACAGAAACAGAAATTATAACCTCTGATGAGATTATAAATGGGGATATTTATATAGGTGGAGGAGAAACAGATGCTATGAGAATAATTGCTCAAACAGCAAAAAAATTACAAAAGGAATATCCTAATATAAGATATCACATATTCAGTGGAAATGCAGATGATGTTACAGAACGGTTAGATAAGGGATTATTAGATTTTGGGATATTAATTGAGCCAGCAGATATAAAAAAATATGAATATATAAAACTTCCTGCAACAGATATATGGGGATTATTAATGAGAAAAGATAGTCCATTAGCATCATGTGATACAATAAAGCCAGAAAATTTATTGAATATTCCGCTTTTATGTTCCAGGCAATCAATGGTTGGAAAAGAAATTTCAGAATGGATAGGTTTAGATTATGATAAGTTGAATATTGTAACTACATATAATTTAGTTTACAATGCTTCTCTTATGGTAGAGGAAGGTATTGGATATGCACTGAGTCTTGATAAATTAGTAAATACTACAGGAAATAGTGTTTTATGTTTTAAACCATTAGAACCAAAATTAGAAGTCGGTTTAAATATTGTATGGAAAAAATCTCAAATATTTTCTAAAGCAGCTAAAAAATTTTTAGAAAGATTAGAGATGGAAGTATAA
- a CDS encoding putative transcriptional regulator, translating into MEDKKVSKYQLVESYIVEGIQSNHYKVNDILPTEAELSEKFNCSRVTVRQALSNLAYKGIIYRIQGKGSFVSKENTLKRSPLLKSFTEDILDMGKKPWSIVETFHITKVGEHIGRIMGLKPNEKIYYIERIRFADNDPILFEKTYMEISKHPEMSVKILEGSKYEYAKKQGMEISISYQNITPVFPPENIAEKLKISSKTPILKLSNVTYLSNGELFDYNELYMNTELYQLNIVKKVEK; encoded by the coding sequence ATGGAAGATAAAAAAGTTTCAAAATATCAATTGGTGGAAAGTTATATAGTTGAAGGAATACAAAGTAATCACTATAAGGTTAATGATATTCTTCCAACAGAAGCAGAACTGTCTGAAAAATTTAACTGCTCCAGAGTTACTGTTCGTCAAGCACTAAGTAATCTGGCATATAAAGGTATCATATACAGAATACAGGGAAAGGGGTCTTTTGTATCAAAAGAAAATACTTTGAAGCGTTCTCCTCTCCTTAAAAGCTTTACTGAAGATATTCTTGATATGGGAAAAAAGCCATGGTCAATAGTAGAAACTTTTCATATAACAAAAGTTGGAGAACATATTGGAAGGATAATGGGATTAAAACCTAATGAAAAGATTTATTATATTGAAAGAATCAGATTTGCTGATAATGATCCTATTCTTTTTGAAAAAACATATATGGAAATATCTAAGCATCCTGAGATGTCTGTAAAAATATTAGAAGGTTCTAAGTATGAATATGCTAAAAAGCAAGGAATGGAAATTTCTATTTCTTACCAAAATATAACTCCTGTGTTTCCTCCTGAAAATATAGCTGAAAAATTAAAAATTTCTTCTAAGACACCTATTTTAAAATTATCAAATGTTACATACTTATCAAATGGAGAACTTTTTGACTATAATGAGCTATATATGAATACAGAATTATACCAATTAAACATAGTAAAGAAAGTTGAAAAATAA
- a CDS encoding PTS sugar transporter subunit IIB has product MEGKVSLKDNLFSLGQQLGKAIMMPISILPVAGLLLGISAALSSGAVIKAYSILDNAVLQGLLKLMNAVGNGVFAALPLIFAVGIAAGLAKNEKGSAGLSAVVGYFVLLTGTGAFISIFGKEAPAGADIRLYGQAVQFGIKTLNMNVFGGVLAGIVTGVVHNKYYKTKLPDVLAFFGGARFVPIVNTVVFMFVSLIMVFVWPAIAAMIAYFGVLTQGLGIFGAFMYGLVLRGFYVLGLHHVFYLPFWTTAAGGTLEVGGKVIEGWQNIFLAQLADHNTVHYFSNIALYNSGRYFHMIFTMPAICLAMYTAIPKGPKRKATFGFLLSIGLTSFLTGVTEPISFALLFASPLLFVAEAVSFAISFVIAAIAKITIGSTFSAGLVEFLLFGVFQGNSKTNYIWILILGIPIFIVNYLLFKFLIEKLNAKTPGREDDEEQEKGLKGKYTSGEAKTIIEALGGMGNISDIDNCATRLRVTVKKLDVVNIDLLKQTGAHNVVTRGKNLQIIYGPTVNLIRTEIDEYVATL; this is encoded by the coding sequence ATGGAAGGGAAAGTTAGTTTAAAAGACAATCTTTTTAGCTTAGGACAACAGTTAGGTAAAGCTATTATGATGCCTATTTCTATTTTGCCAGTAGCAGGGCTTTTACTTGGTATTTCTGCTGCATTATCATCAGGAGCAGTAATAAAAGCTTATTCTATCTTGGATAATGCTGTTTTACAAGGATTGCTTAAATTAATGAATGCTGTAGGAAATGGGGTTTTTGCTGCACTGCCATTAATTTTTGCTGTTGGTATAGCTGCTGGGTTAGCAAAAAATGAAAAAGGGTCTGCTGGTCTTTCAGCAGTTGTTGGGTATTTTGTTCTTTTAACAGGAACAGGGGCATTTATAAGTATTTTTGGAAAAGAAGCTCCTGCTGGCGCAGATATACGTCTTTATGGACAGGCTGTACAGTTTGGAATAAAAACTCTTAATATGAATGTCTTTGGAGGAGTTTTAGCTGGTATTGTAACTGGGGTTGTTCATAATAAATACTATAAAACTAAACTTCCAGATGTATTAGCTTTCTTTGGAGGAGCAAGATTTGTTCCAATAGTTAATACTGTCGTCTTTATGTTTGTATCTTTAATCATGGTTTTTGTTTGGCCAGCAATAGCTGCTATGATTGCTTATTTTGGAGTTTTAACTCAAGGGTTAGGAATATTTGGAGCATTTATGTATGGACTTGTTCTTAGAGGATTCTATGTTTTAGGTCTTCACCATGTATTCTATCTTCCGTTCTGGACTACAGCTGCTGGAGGAACATTAGAAGTTGGGGGAAAAGTTATTGAAGGATGGCAAAATATATTCCTTGCACAATTAGCTGATCACAATACAGTACATTATTTTTCAAATATAGCTTTATACAACAGTGGAAGATATTTCCATATGATATTTACAATGCCTGCTATATGTTTAGCTATGTATACAGCTATTCCAAAAGGACCGAAAAGAAAAGCAACATTTGGATTTTTACTTTCAATAGGACTTACAAGTTTCTTAACTGGAGTTACTGAACCAATATCATTTGCTTTACTATTTGCTTCACCTTTACTTTTTGTTGCAGAAGCAGTTTCTTTTGCAATATCTTTTGTTATTGCAGCAATAGCTAAAATTACAATAGGATCTACTTTCTCAGCTGGATTGGTTGAATTTTTACTATTTGGAGTATTCCAAGGAAATTCTAAAACTAATTATATCTGGATACTTATTCTTGGAATTCCAATCTTTATAGTAAATTATCTGTTGTTTAAATTCTTAATAGAAAAATTGAATGCTAAAACACCTGGAAGAGAAGATGACGAGGAACAAGAAAAAGGACTGAAAGGAAAATATACCTCTGGAGAAGCTAAAACAATAATAGAAGCTTTGGGAGGAATGGGAAATATTTCTGACATTGATAACTGTGCAACAAGATTAAGAGTTACTGTAAAAAAATTAGATGTTGTAAATATTGATTTATTAAAACAAACAGGAGCACATAATGTTGTTACTAGAGGAAAAAATCTTCAAATAATTTATGGTCCGACAGTAAATCTTATCAGAACAGAAATTGATGAATATGTTGCTACACTATAG